A genomic segment from Neobacillus sp. YX16 encodes:
- a CDS encoding YjcZ family sporulation protein gives MSGTGFHGGGFALIVVLFILLIIIGASWL, from the coding sequence GTGTCTGGTACTGGATTCCACGGTGGAGGATTTGCGTTAATCGTAGTTCTTTTCATCCTGTTAATAATTATTGGGGCTTCTTGGCTATAA
- a CDS encoding HIT family protein, whose amino-acid sequence MSDCIFCKIVNGEIPAAKVFENEHVMAFLDISQVTKGHTLVIPKVHKENLFELTPDIAKNLFESVPAIANALKEEYKPLGLNLVNNNGEQAGQTVYHFHMHLIPRYGQGDGFGAVWKSNTSDYTPQTLKEMAANISKHF is encoded by the coding sequence ATGAGCGATTGTATTTTTTGTAAAATAGTTAATGGTGAAATTCCAGCAGCAAAAGTATTTGAAAATGAACATGTTATGGCCTTTCTAGATATCAGTCAGGTAACAAAAGGGCATACACTTGTTATTCCTAAAGTACATAAAGAAAATTTGTTTGAACTCACTCCTGACATCGCTAAAAACCTTTTCGAATCTGTCCCAGCGATTGCAAATGCACTTAAAGAAGAATATAAGCCACTCGGACTAAACTTAGTTAATAATAACGGTGAACAAGCTGGGCAAACGGTCTATCACTTCCATATGCATTTAATTCCACGCTATGGTCAAGGAGATGGATTTGGTGCGGTTTGGAAATCAAATACAAGCGACTACACTCCACAAACGCTAAAAGAGATGGCAGCAAATATCAGCAAGCATTTTTAA
- the yhaM gene encoding 3'-5' exoribonuclease YhaM, giving the protein MNKGILNYDFGVQVDLYLLIKSATKGIASNGKPFLTLILQDQSGEIEAKLWDANEEDEKNFIAQKIVKIIGDTHNYRGKSQLKIRQIRRTGPSDSVKLEDFLATAPLSQEEMTSKLTQYIFDMKNPNIQRITRHLLKKHQQAFLEYPAATKNHHEFVSGLVYHVVSMLDLAKSIATLYPSLDKDLLYAGVILHDMGKVVELSGPISTVYTVEGNLLGHITIMVNEIGKAAEELGIVGEEVLILQHLVLSHHGKAEWGSPKPPLIKEAEILHYIDNLDAKMNMLDRALERVKPGEFTERVYALENRSFYKPIFHK; this is encoded by the coding sequence ATGAATAAAGGAATTTTAAATTATGATTTTGGCGTACAGGTTGATCTGTATTTACTTATCAAAAGCGCCACAAAAGGGATAGCGAGTAATGGAAAGCCATTCTTAACCCTTATTCTTCAAGATCAAAGCGGTGAGATAGAAGCAAAACTTTGGGACGCTAATGAAGAGGATGAAAAGAATTTCATTGCACAAAAAATTGTTAAAATTATCGGGGATACTCATAACTATCGCGGTAAAAGCCAGCTGAAAATTCGCCAGATTCGAAGAACAGGACCTAGTGATTCAGTTAAGTTGGAAGATTTTTTAGCTACGGCTCCATTAAGCCAAGAGGAAATGACAAGTAAACTGACACAATATATTTTTGACATGAAAAACCCAAACATCCAAAGAATTACCCGTCATTTATTGAAAAAGCACCAGCAGGCTTTTCTAGAATATCCAGCAGCTACGAAGAATCATCACGAGTTTGTATCAGGACTAGTCTATCATGTTGTAAGTATGCTTGATTTGGCCAAATCCATTGCAACACTATATCCTAGTCTCGATAAGGATTTACTTTATGCAGGCGTGATTTTGCATGATATGGGAAAGGTCGTGGAGTTATCGGGTCCCATTTCTACTGTTTATACAGTCGAAGGAAATTTACTTGGTCACATTACGATAATGGTAAATGAAATCGGCAAAGCCGCTGAGGAGCTAGGAATAGTTGGTGAGGAAGTTTTAATTCTTCAGCACCTTGTTTTAAGCCACCATGGAAAAGCGGAGTGGGGAAGTCCGAAGCCGCCGTTAATTAAAGAAGCTGAAATTCTTCACTATATCGATAATCTTGACGCAAAAATGAACATGCTCGATCGTGCTTTAGAAAGAGTGAAACCTGGAGAATTTACTGAAAGAGTATATGCCTTAGAAAACCGCTCATTTTATAAGCCAATCTTTCATAAATAA
- a CDS encoding sporulation YhaL family protein, producing the protein MTIPIWVYAVVVGIVISALMAIKTGREERLLEMENIEKEGEIYLTRLEEEKERREGEKVTAE; encoded by the coding sequence ATGACTATTCCTATTTGGGTATATGCAGTCGTGGTTGGAATTGTAATTAGTGCGTTGATGGCAATCAAAACAGGCAGAGAAGAACGTTTGTTAGAAATGGAAAATATTGAAAAAGAGGGAGAGATATATTTAACCCGTCTAGAAGAAGAAAAAGAAAGACGTGAAGGAGAAAAAGTCACTGCGGAATAA
- a CDS encoding YjcZ family sporulation protein: MSGGHGAGFALIVVLFILLIIVGASWICC, from the coding sequence ATGAGTGGTGGACACGGAGCAGGATTTGCATTGATTGTAGTCCTATTCATTCTATTGATTATTGTTGGAGCATCTTGGATTTGCTGCTAA
- a CDS encoding ABC transporter ATP-binding protein, whose translation MMSLLSIEGLTGGYTRNPVLKDVSFEVNEKELVGLIGLNGAGKSTTIKHIIGLMEPHRGEVKINGRTITEDKEAYRKMFTFVPETPVLYEELTLEEHLRLTAMAYGLDETTYKARIEKLLAEFRMEKRLKWFPAHFSKGMKQKVMIMCAFLVQPSLYIVDEPFVGLDPLGIQSLLDLMKKMKENGAGILMSTHILTTAEKYCDSFIILHEGKVRAKGTLDELRKQFSMPTASLDDLYIQLTKEEKYV comes from the coding sequence ATCATGTCTTTATTATCAATTGAAGGTCTTACTGGCGGATATACAAGGAATCCTGTTTTAAAAGATGTATCCTTCGAAGTAAACGAAAAAGAATTAGTTGGATTAATTGGACTGAATGGTGCTGGGAAAAGTACAACGATTAAACATATTATTGGTTTAATGGAACCGCATCGCGGAGAAGTGAAAATAAATGGACGTACGATAACAGAGGATAAAGAGGCTTACCGAAAAATGTTTACTTTTGTGCCAGAAACACCTGTTTTATACGAAGAACTCACCCTCGAAGAACATTTGAGATTAACGGCAATGGCATATGGTTTAGATGAGACTACATATAAAGCACGAATTGAGAAATTATTAGCTGAATTTCGGATGGAAAAAAGACTGAAATGGTTTCCAGCTCATTTTTCCAAGGGGATGAAACAAAAAGTAATGATTATGTGCGCCTTTTTGGTCCAGCCATCTCTGTATATTGTGGATGAACCATTTGTTGGTCTTGACCCACTTGGGATTCAATCATTGCTTGATTTAATGAAAAAAATGAAAGAAAACGGTGCAGGTATACTAATGTCAACCCATATTCTTACCACTGCGGAAAAATACTGTGACTCATTTATCATTCTGCATGAAGGAAAGGTTCGTGCCAAAGGGACACTTGATGAACTCAGAAAGCAATTTTCAATGCCGACAGCTTCATTAGATGATTTATATATCCAATTAACGAAGGAAGAAAAATATGTTTGA
- a CDS encoding peptidylprolyl isomerase encodes MKKWMLALTLAGGVIALSACNQSGSTVAESSAGDVTQDELYEAMKEKVGAQALQQLVYEKVLSEKYEVTEKELDAKVAELKEQLGENFEAALAQYGYADEDAFKETMKLGMMQEKAAMKSIKVTDKEVKEYYDNYKPEIKARHILVADEKTALEVKSKLDAGEKFEDVSNTYSTDEAAKAAGGDLGWFGPGAMDPTFEEAAYALKKDEISAPVKTSFGYHVIQLTDKKEKKSFEEMKDQMEKELKSSKLTTEKINEIMQKEIKDAKVKISDKDLENALDPQTAPAQQ; translated from the coding sequence ATGAAAAAATGGATGTTAGCCCTTACATTAGCTGGCGGGGTTATTGCCTTAAGCGCATGTAATCAAAGCGGTTCTACTGTGGCAGAAAGCAGTGCTGGAGATGTTACACAGGATGAACTTTATGAAGCAATGAAGGAAAAGGTGGGGGCACAAGCATTACAACAGCTTGTCTATGAAAAAGTCCTTTCCGAGAAATACGAAGTAACGGAGAAAGAATTAGATGCCAAGGTTGCTGAATTAAAAGAACAGCTTGGAGAAAACTTTGAAGCTGCATTAGCACAATACGGCTATGCGGATGAAGATGCCTTTAAAGAAACAATGAAACTCGGCATGATGCAAGAAAAAGCTGCTATGAAGTCCATTAAAGTAACAGATAAAGAAGTAAAGGAATACTACGACAACTATAAGCCTGAAATTAAGGCTCGTCATATTCTTGTTGCGGATGAAAAGACAGCATTAGAAGTGAAATCAAAACTTGATGCTGGAGAGAAATTTGAAGATGTAAGCAATACTTATTCTACGGATGAAGCGGCTAAAGCAGCTGGTGGAGACTTAGGATGGTTTGGTCCGGGAGCGATGGATCCTACTTTTGAAGAGGCAGCATATGCACTTAAAAAGGATGAAATCAGTGCACCTGTTAAAACATCATTTGGTTATCATGTTATTCAATTAACGGACAAAAAAGAGAAGAAATCCTTTGAAGAAATGAAAGACCAAATGGAAAAAGAATTAAAGTCTTCAAAATTAACCACTGAAAAGATTAATGAAATCATGCAAAAAGAAATTAAGGATGCAAAAGTGAAAATCAGCGATAAAGATTTAGAAAACGCTCTTGACCCACAAACTGCACCAGCACAACAATAA
- a CDS encoding tryptophan transporter, protein MNTKNLVVLSLLAGIGVVLHTVMPAFLTIKPDMMLAMMFLGIILIPDIKSVMLLSIVTGALSALTTGFPGGQIPNIIDKPITALVFFGLFLALKQYRNSIISVAALTAIGTLVSGTVFLGAAHFIVGLPSSFAALFAAGVLPAIALNTIIMVILYPVALSVAKRTKSSSSISISK, encoded by the coding sequence ATGAATACAAAGAATCTAGTAGTCCTATCACTTTTGGCGGGAATTGGGGTAGTCTTACACACGGTGATGCCAGCCTTTCTTACCATTAAACCAGATATGATGCTTGCAATGATGTTTTTAGGAATTATTCTGATTCCAGATATTAAGAGTGTTATGCTGTTGTCCATTGTGACCGGAGCATTATCTGCACTCACCACTGGTTTTCCTGGCGGCCAGATTCCAAATATCATTGATAAGCCCATTACTGCTTTGGTCTTTTTTGGTTTATTTTTGGCTTTAAAGCAATACCGTAATTCTATCATAAGTGTTGCCGCCTTAACTGCAATTGGGACATTGGTTTCAGGGACAGTCTTTTTAGGAGCAGCCCATTTCATTGTTGGCCTGCCAAGTTCTTTCGCTGCACTTTTTGCTGCAGGTGTCTTACCTGCAATTGCCCTGAATACAATTATTATGGTTATTTTGTATCCAGTTGCACTTTCAGTTGCCAAAAGAACGAAGTCGTCATCATCTATTAGCATTTCCAAATAA
- a CDS encoding AAA family ATPase, protein MISLKIQEIHIYGFGQLNNTVIKDLSDFQVFYGENEAGKSTIMAFIHGILFGFPTKQSSELRYVPKNGSNYGGKLRILFDELGIATIERVRGKASGDVTVTLADGTTGDETLLKQLLGNMDKGLFQAIFSFNIHGLQNIHQMKGEELGKFLFSTGTLGTERLQKSEAELEKELEARFKPSGKKPVVNEKLKALHELSGELKKAAAKNQEYEALVSDKESIQKEVERINNSLQEVKGEVEKLNEWQRIHSLVKEERWITSEIKLLGESSFPVRGVERLEKVNQLIYPYNAQISSLMERITQLKKEVASIQPEKQLLADESQLLASLDQIPIYEQLTLEKQQCELKVADLEEKISNINEKLHLPLREEDVLTINTNIYIKNQVEQTAGKKQKLLEIKQDLEEKFREEKSALEELEGKVHIAKTQMIPAYERAKLEKVVHVEGEKSKLEYELKAVQDKIEYYQHTHEQDKKTFAKINKQKQIQFLTIGAILLVLSLYGLFTKQWTLLVGGVLGSLLIGVFLSKNLAHKNESKIHQALSQLLENEKKLIQKLEEYKNSNISAIQEKLDQDNLRKEQYQLLKIKLEQQQTQYEKVIRKFEEWETEAAENKEIIMKLSSELHIPEYIAQTFFLEAFQLIEQYKQVGREKKHLLARLENINQEQANITKRLTFYSRQYLAEEGSDFSKIAFLLRNKLKEEHGKLIKIQEKQGKLDDLEADLNQMKQEQNHLISEKKKLLDEADVEEEEAYYEMGKKVEKKSKLIDRLADIGKQVQYSFLKEEEIERLLQIHNVEGLLIDYHEEKETLSTRLIELQEKQAAVNYQIQLLEEGGSYSEILHHYKQQKFELEEAAKEWSVFSLAQNILSKTVEKYKTVHLPRMLAKAEEYLFFLTEEQYERIHLQQSGSGFLIERSDHTLFEANELSQATAEQVYVSIRLALATTLYEKYHFPIIIDDSFVNFDSSRTKKVMELLTKFEHNQILFFTCHTHLLQYFQPEKVLYLHKGAVEVI, encoded by the coding sequence ATGATTAGCCTGAAAATCCAGGAGATACATATATACGGCTTTGGTCAATTAAATAATACGGTCATTAAAGACCTATCTGATTTTCAAGTGTTTTATGGTGAAAATGAAGCAGGAAAATCCACGATTATGGCATTTATTCATGGAATACTATTTGGGTTCCCAACGAAGCAATCTTCAGAACTTCGCTATGTGCCAAAAAACGGATCAAATTATGGCGGGAAGCTAAGAATTTTATTTGATGAGCTTGGAATTGCCACGATTGAGAGGGTTAGAGGAAAAGCTTCTGGGGATGTTACGGTAACGCTTGCGGACGGAACGACAGGCGATGAGACTCTTCTTAAGCAATTACTTGGAAATATGGATAAAGGGTTATTCCAGGCCATTTTTTCATTCAATATACATGGGCTGCAAAATATCCACCAAATGAAAGGGGAGGAATTAGGCAAGTTTCTATTTTCAACTGGTACCCTTGGAACAGAACGGCTGCAGAAGTCAGAGGCAGAACTCGAAAAGGAATTAGAAGCCCGATTTAAACCAAGTGGAAAAAAGCCTGTGGTTAATGAAAAACTAAAAGCCCTTCACGAACTTAGTGGCGAACTAAAAAAGGCCGCAGCTAAAAATCAAGAATACGAAGCTCTAGTTTCAGATAAAGAAAGTATACAAAAGGAAGTAGAGAGGATAAATAATTCTCTGCAGGAAGTAAAAGGCGAGGTTGAAAAATTAAATGAGTGGCAGAGGATCCATTCACTTGTCAAAGAGGAAAGATGGATCACCTCTGAAATCAAGTTATTAGGGGAAAGTTCATTCCCTGTTAGAGGTGTTGAACGGCTAGAAAAAGTAAATCAGCTAATCTACCCTTATAATGCTCAGATTTCAAGTTTAATGGAAAGAATCACGCAATTAAAAAAAGAAGTTGCCTCTATACAACCAGAAAAGCAATTGCTTGCTGATGAGTCTCAGCTTCTTGCTTCGCTAGACCAAATTCCCATCTATGAGCAGTTGACGCTAGAAAAACAACAGTGCGAATTGAAAGTAGCAGATTTAGAAGAGAAAATCTCCAACATAAATGAAAAACTACACTTACCTCTAAGGGAAGAAGATGTCCTAACGATAAACACCAATATTTATATAAAAAATCAGGTGGAGCAGACAGCAGGTAAGAAGCAAAAGCTTTTAGAAATAAAGCAGGACCTTGAAGAGAAATTTCGTGAAGAAAAAAGTGCTCTTGAGGAGCTGGAAGGAAAAGTTCACATTGCCAAAACACAAATGATTCCAGCTTATGAAAGAGCAAAGCTTGAAAAGGTAGTACATGTGGAAGGTGAAAAAAGCAAATTAGAATACGAACTAAAGGCAGTCCAAGATAAAATAGAGTATTATCAACATACTCATGAGCAGGACAAAAAAACATTTGCAAAGATAAACAAGCAAAAACAAATTCAATTTCTAACAATTGGTGCGATACTACTAGTTCTATCACTTTATGGTTTGTTTACAAAGCAATGGACACTGTTAGTTGGTGGTGTATTAGGAAGCTTACTAATTGGTGTTTTTCTTAGTAAAAACCTTGCCCATAAAAATGAATCAAAGATCCATCAGGCTCTAAGTCAGTTGTTAGAAAATGAAAAAAAGTTAATACAAAAATTAGAGGAATATAAAAATAGTAATATCTCAGCCATTCAAGAAAAATTGGATCAAGATAATCTTCGGAAAGAGCAGTATCAGCTGTTAAAAATAAAGCTTGAACAGCAGCAAACACAGTATGAGAAAGTAATTAGGAAATTTGAGGAATGGGAAACCGAAGCAGCAGAAAATAAGGAAATAATAATGAAATTGAGTAGTGAACTTCATATACCTGAATATATTGCCCAAACATTTTTCCTAGAAGCATTTCAGCTAATTGAACAATATAAACAAGTAGGAAGAGAAAAGAAGCATTTGCTTGCAAGATTGGAAAATATTAATCAGGAACAGGCAAACATTACGAAAAGACTCACATTTTACTCAAGACAATATCTAGCAGAGGAAGGTAGTGATTTTTCCAAAATTGCCTTTTTATTGCGGAATAAATTAAAGGAGGAGCATGGAAAATTAATAAAAATTCAAGAAAAGCAAGGAAAGCTTGATGACCTTGAGGCAGACCTTAATCAGATGAAGCAGGAGCAGAACCATCTAATTTCGGAAAAGAAAAAGCTCCTTGACGAAGCCGATGTAGAGGAAGAAGAGGCATACTATGAGATGGGTAAAAAAGTAGAAAAAAAGAGTAAGCTGATCGATAGGCTTGCAGATATAGGTAAACAGGTCCAATATTCCTTTCTAAAGGAAGAAGAGATAGAAAGACTCTTACAAATTCATAATGTAGAAGGACTATTAATCGATTATCATGAGGAGAAAGAAACGTTATCCACTAGATTGATTGAACTGCAAGAAAAGCAAGCAGCTGTTAACTACCAGATTCAACTTCTTGAAGAAGGCGGGTCCTACTCTGAAATCCTTCATCATTATAAACAGCAAAAGTTTGAGTTAGAAGAAGCAGCAAAGGAATGGTCAGTTTTTTCTTTAGCTCAAAACATCCTATCAAAAACGGTTGAAAAGTATAAAACCGTCCATTTGCCTAGAATGCTGGCTAAAGCAGAGGAGTACTTATTTTTTCTTACTGAGGAACAATATGAGCGTATCCACCTGCAGCAGTCCGGATCTGGCTTTCTGATTGAAAGAAGTGATCATACCTTATTTGAGGCAAATGAGTTAAGTCAAGCTACTGCAGAGCAGGTATATGTTTCTATTAGACTTGCGCTCGCCACTACACTATATGAAAAGTATCACTTTCCAATCATCATCGATGATAGCTTTGTGAATTTTGACTCAAGCCGTACAAAAAAGGTGATGGAGCTATTAACAAAATTTGAACATAATCAAATACTATTCTTTACTTGTCATACACATTTACTTCAATACTTTCAACCTGAAAAAGTTCTGTATCTTCATAAGGGAGCAGTCGAAGTAATTTAA
- a CDS encoding DNA repair exonuclease: MKQISFIHAADLHLDSPMVGLKHLPANILSRVRESTFTALGKLTAAAIDNNVDFVILAGDLYDGEDRSLRAQSRFRNEMKKLSQKGIPVYVIHGNHDHLNGSWVHLDMPSNVHFFSSDVEMKIFHTKRGEKVHLYGFSYLQRHILDKRIDDYQKQEHADFHIGILHGNEGGGTDHDNYAPFTIKDLHEKEFDYWALGHIHKRTILSETPPIIYPGNLQGRNKKEVGVKGCYCITLNELEAKKEFVATSDVVWEEVTVHAASAQSFQEIFQLCQITIERYRKAGIGTLLTMNLKNVQLDDFQEKRVLDTDLLELLVDYENDEESFVWIVNLSLEDNQQLDRKNLMKEADFFSELFATIDDFQNPEAALSPLYEHQMGRKYLKSLTEGEQKELLKKAEKLLIGLLYQ, translated from the coding sequence ATGAAACAGATATCATTTATACACGCTGCTGACCTGCATTTGGACAGCCCAATGGTTGGCTTAAAGCATTTACCTGCTAACATCCTTTCAAGAGTGAGAGAAAGTACCTTCACAGCTTTAGGGAAGCTCACAGCAGCAGCTATCGATAACAACGTCGATTTTGTTATTTTAGCAGGGGATTTATATGATGGTGAAGACAGAAGCTTACGTGCACAATCACGTTTCCGGAATGAAATGAAAAAGCTCTCACAAAAAGGTATTCCTGTTTATGTTATTCATGGAAACCATGATCATCTAAATGGCTCATGGGTACACCTAGATATGCCCTCGAACGTACATTTTTTTAGCAGTGATGTTGAAATGAAAATATTCCATACAAAACGTGGAGAAAAAGTCCATTTATACGGCTTTAGTTATTTACAGCGTCATATTCTTGATAAAAGAATAGATGACTATCAAAAACAAGAGCATGCGGATTTTCATATCGGAATACTCCATGGAAATGAAGGCGGCGGTACTGACCACGATAATTACGCCCCATTTACTATCAAGGACCTTCATGAGAAAGAATTTGATTATTGGGCTTTAGGACATATCCATAAACGGACGATATTATCTGAAACCCCGCCAATCATTTATCCAGGAAACCTCCAAGGACGTAATAAGAAGGAAGTCGGGGTAAAAGGATGTTATTGTATTACGTTGAATGAACTAGAGGCAAAAAAGGAATTTGTTGCAACTTCAGATGTGGTTTGGGAAGAAGTTACTGTCCATGCTGCTTCGGCACAAAGCTTTCAAGAAATCTTTCAATTATGTCAAATTACGATTGAACGTTATCGTAAAGCCGGTATTGGAACTCTGCTTACCATGAACTTGAAAAATGTTCAATTGGATGATTTCCAAGAGAAAAGAGTTCTAGATACTGACCTTCTAGAATTACTAGTAGATTATGAAAATGATGAAGAATCATTTGTTTGGATTGTTAATTTATCCCTTGAGGATAACCAGCAGCTAGATAGAAAAAATTTAATGAAAGAAGCAGATTTTTTTTCTGAGTTGTTTGCAACTATTGATGACTTTCAAAATCCTGAAGCTGCATTATCCCCATTATACGAACATCAAATGGGCAGAAAATACTTAAAAAGTTTAACAGAAGGTGAACAGAAAGAATTATTAAAAAAAGCAGAGAAACTATTGATCGGATTATTGTATCAATAG
- a CDS encoding DUF1878 family protein, with the protein MDKYAELQARVNLLEYHQRLLLKMLSAPNLEFYRLVIENGISEQEVQAFNKLCEEMNKKMEEQKAEGFINFHPLFNEFLYSLPAKFDVKEVIQTCLNQRLYEPLFREFHKCL; encoded by the coding sequence ATGGATAAATATGCTGAATTACAAGCTAGAGTGAATCTTCTTGAATACCATCAAAGGCTGCTATTAAAAATGTTATCTGCCCCCAATCTCGAATTCTATAGATTGGTCATTGAAAATGGGATATCAGAACAGGAAGTACAAGCCTTCAACAAACTTTGTGAGGAAATGAACAAAAAAATGGAAGAACAAAAAGCGGAAGGGTTTATTAATTTTCATCCGCTTTTCAATGAGTTTTTATATTCGTTGCCAGCAAAATTTGACGTGAAGGAAGTAATTCAAACTTGTTTAAATCAACGACTATACGAACCTCTTTTTAGAGAGTTCCATAAATGCCTTTAA